The sequence ATCCTATGCAGTATGACAAGCTGCTGAAAGACAGTCACTTTCAGTAAGATCAACAGCACCCTCTGGCTGccataaaatgtatttcttctTCCTGCAATACTCGTCACTCCAGCAATTCTCAACCAAAAATGACCAATTAACCCTTATCAATTTAGAAGTGGTTCAAACTGTGCATTTGAGAGGCTACGCTCTGATCACTTCGCATAGATGTGACTCAAACAGTGCACATCGTCATTACGTTTTTGCTTTTGCCTTTTCTCTTACAAGAAATTTAATTATAGCAGCTCCTCGAGTCAAACGCAACACACCGGATACAAATTCAATCAAGAATCTTCACTTCTCTGACCACAAGTGTTACTTTGTTCAGAACAATTATTTTATTACAACAGGCACCAATTCAATAAAGAGTGTACAGTTCAGTGGCATaactcatttattattgaataaaAGTTGGACATGAACACGTGCAGACTAAAAACCAGTGTAACAAATTGACAAACCTAAAAATTTTTTAACCAAGTCTGCGTTCCCTGCTGGAAAAATAAaggaggggggagaaaaaagtAAAGTATATAACCAGTTTGCTTTTTTGCAACTGTACAAAATACAGCTTTTGCAACATACATGTGttcaataaaagaaaagaaacaaaaaccacTCGCCTGTCAGTCCCCTACTGTGCAAACATATTGATCTTTCctgaatgacatttttattttacatttattcattcaatCCTTTCACTGAGCTGTTCGCTTTTATAAATCAAAGCATTCACATTTTGTCAGTGGGTATCAATCCAACTTTACACTGTAAATAAGTTCCTTTTCCCCCAAAAGTCCATAACTTTACATGTAAAACTAAGAACACAAGGGTAGGCTAGATGGTTGcttgtaggtgtgtgtgtgtgtggtagggAGGAATCATGGGAAAACAAGACGACAGGCCTGAGGCTGATGTCACACTGCACTGATGCCTGTCCTTACCTACAGATTTTATCTGATTAGGTGAAAAGAGGCTCCATTACACAAACCCACTAACAGAACACTTCATGCTGGTAGTTACAGCTGCAGAATATCAACCACCTctacaggtgagctgctgcacagaagcGATTCAAAGCAACAATGTTGCCACtgagacaaaaataataatggtactcaatgttttctttgactcacatcaacaaaaataaaggaaatgaaGAACCAGGTTAATTATAGAATTTGAACAGTCAGTTTTGGGATGCATATGAGAAACCCAGAAACAAAATTTTGGAGGAATAAGGCTTGGAATATACCAAAAATCCAATCCAACTTGACAAGTTCTCAGTCATTCTCAGCATTTGGCCACAGTCAGAGTGCTTAatgtgttgacatttttgcaagtTCTTTGTGTCCCACAAGAGACATGTCAACAATGCCATCTGACGGAGTACAGAGAGCAGATATTTGGTTAACTTCCATAGCAAATTGTTTCTGCTGAATTTACTCCATCTGGCGTTAAATGAACAGACCATGTCAGCAAACGCTACTTAGAGAACATGTCCAAGCTGATCTTGTTTTGCATATACTCAAAATACTTCTGTGACCATCAGCCTCAGAGCTAGTCTGTTGTTGTGTCTCAGCGTCGATGTCGGCCATGTCCTGAGTGCCCACTACTGCTGTGATGTTTGCTCTTGTGGCTacgctccctctctctgtccctgTCATAGGAGCGAgacctctccctctccctcctgtctcctcGATGGCCACCTCCTCgctcatgtttgtgtttcttggatGACGGGTCAAAGGAGCTTcggtctctgtctctctcccgctccctctctctgtcacgGTCCCTGTCTACTTTGACTGGAGTGCGGGACCGCGACCGAGAGCGCGACCGCTTCCTCTTGTGACCAGATCCTCCACCTCCGCTGTTGCTGTGACGACCGCTGGGCTTGGAATCACTATTGCCATGGTGGCTGGACTTGGACTTGAGGTGGGGTAGGAGGGGTGAGGGCTGATGTCGCCGAGGCGATGGACTGCGGCTGTGAGAGCGAGAACGTGAACGAGAACTGTAGGTCCCTGAGCGACTTCGTCTGCTGTtgtaactgaaaaataaagagagAAGATGAGCAACTGATTCAACTGAACAGAAAGATTTCTTAACACCTTTAACAACATTTACAAGTTAGTGCTACACTGTCATACAGGTTGATATTTTAAACTAGCACAGTAATAATGTCTATGCATGTAGAAGAGCTTACTGTCTGCGAGGGGAACGGGATCTAGACCGGGAACGTGTTCTTGAATGAGAACGACTTCCACTCCTACTGTTTCTCCCAATCTTTACTTCCTTCCTTAGCCTGGAGAGAGAACAAGATTAGTCTCGTCAAGTTAAAGACACCTACAAATACTGTTATGTAAGTAGTAGAGAACATTTGCCAGCTTTAattctgaaataaataatgacacTAAAATGCCCTCAATAAAATTCTGAGTTCATTTCCTACCCGTTGTGTGGGCTTTTGTTCAGCTGAGTCCGGTTGTCTGGCTCCTTCTTAACTGGTTTGAGTGTCTGGGGATTCGGCGATTTCTCCTCGACCTTGACCACATTTGGGGAGGAGGGCTTGGAAGCAGGAGAGAAGCCACCAAGTGTGGAAAGTGCAGGGGTACCGTCAGGGTTCAGGCCCTTGGCTTTCAGTTTAGCCTCTGCCAAGAAAACCTTCCTTCGCTCCACCTCCTTCTCCACCTGGTCATAGTTAGGCTGGgggtgtaaaaaaaacaaaacacacaagtcaGTCCACACAAACACTACAGCGAGTACTGCATTTGTATTAACAGGTAGTTTGCACTGTGGCGAAGTACGCAGAAGTCTACACCATTGTTGTTTTGAGCTCAGTGGACTGACGTCATAAGGCACATCTCCACagggtgaagaacagacaatatctaaaatgattgcAAATTACATTATGATCCAAGGTCAGACAAATCCTACTCAAAATAATTACCTTCTTCCTTGTGTACAGTTTCAGGGTGGTGATGCAGATCTCTTTAATCTGTTCTTCACTGGCTCCAAACAGCAGGTACCAATGAGGTCTAGATGGCAGCGGTATCTGGGAAAAACATGTACACAAACAAGGCTATAACCTCTAAAAGGGACAATACTGTACAGCTATAGTTTTAATGTAATGACATTTATTGCAAAAGCAGGACCagctaaaaacaaaagtagactTATGACAATGTGAAATTACTTCAGATAATTATTTCCTTTTACCTGCAGAGCTCTGGCAGCGAGGTATATACAGGCACAGGCGATAGTCTCAGCTTGGAACCTCACAAACACGTTTGTCCTCAGGCTGTCATTCATGTAGTTCCTAAAAGGCAAAAACAGCATAGAAACAAACATAGCATCTTCTCCACACAAATCCTCCTCACACTCATTCCCATCTTTTAAGTCATGACATGCCTTTAACCATAACTTTATACTGAAGGTGAATAATCTGCAATATTTACTCTCTTTTAGTGCCAACTCCTCATcagggctttaaaaaaaatcatgaagactTCTATTTTTATATACATAATCATAGTCTTCTCCATTTGTGGTTGGTCACCTCTGGACAACTACCAACACTGTAACTGGTCACTGATTTTCTGGAGGCTACCATTTGTGGATATGACCGGCAGCATTTCAGATTAATCACTGACTCTGGTATACAAAGACAACAGCTAAACATTTTTAGGTAACAGTAATTAAGTGAGATATACATTTTCTTCTGTCATGTTTAACTTTGTCCATTTCTCTCTGGGGTATCCATGGGAGTGCTGTACGTCACAGATAAAGCATGAAGACACAGATGGGGAAAAAATTTACAGATGACCCCGCCAAGACCATCTTACCACACTACACCCTTAACAGTATCGAGATTACACCTAATGATGATTGAGACAATGACACATGCCTTGTAAGGTGGGAAACATGCAGGCATACAGATGTATCACAATCATCTAGAATGCAGCTGCCACTTTCAGATTGTTAGATCCGAAAGAAATAAGTAGGAACAGCATTTGCAGTGGCATGCAACAGCTAGTTTTAGTAGTCAGGACCCTGTTAATGtgctaaaatgatgcaaaactcaCGGAATTTTGTGAATAATAAATATAAGTATTTTAACCATCATGTTAAGAGGTTTAGCTGCATAAAAGCAACCATATCCCACTTACAGTAAATGGCTTCAAGTCATTAGCTACAACTAACCCCCATAAAGCCACCAATTCTATTCACCTGCAATTCCATTTCACTTGGTGGCATTACAAGACTCCTTTGAAAGACAGGTGGAAATCTATTACTCACTACTTAGACTGAGTGAACTCTGTGAACTACGGAACAGATTATGTGTCATAGGGTTGTCTAGGGTAATGGACAAATGAGATTAGCCAATGGGAGGGTatcatggaaaaacaaaatggcCAGGATGTGAATCAGGCAAACACAGGGTGATGAGATCATCTATGTCTTCGAGAAACATAGAGCTCGTGAAGACAAATAACATGTTTGAGAACAGAAACATGATGTTAAAACCCCTTGACTAAGTTAACACTGATCCCACTCAGAATATTTTCAAAAGGAACTACAACCAGGCaaaaaaactacagataatCTCAAGGCAGTCAAACTTCCTTTATAAGTGGTGACACTATGCCATACACTGTGTCAGTTTCCACCCATACATATAATTTATATGTACTGCTTCAGTGGAAGTTTGGTGCAAATGTTGAAAACCAGCCATACAGAGATTACTTCCAGTCTAACCTGCCTTCGACAAATGACCTGACCGGCTCTTTGACAGGTCAGTGTGAAACTGCCATGCCAACGCTACTATAGACAACACATGGCCGTTGGATTCTGATTGCTGCGTGGGTGAAACAGGTCCGTGGAATCAAAACCTGAGAACTGGATCAGCCTGTAAGACAGACACATGTCTGGACACCACGTCAGTTGGGGATAAGACACAGTATTCTACTGTCAATATAAAAAATAGGCAGGTAAACTGGTCAAAAAATGTACTCTGTTCTGGCTAAGTTTACTTCATTGCTAAATGCAAGTAAACTAGAAAAAAAGTTAGAATGTGAATCTATCTGTAGCTACTTGGCAAAAATAGGTATCACAGTTGAAAACCTTTGTAGCaacaccaaaaaatacaaatcctTTTGGACACCCAAGAGAAAACAAGACGATGTTGGCTGTTGGAAAAGGCCCGCCCGCCCCCTTCAGTGAATCTCGGCATTGGGATTGGCTGTCAGGAGAGGGGCAGCCAGCCAATGGGGGGAGCTTCCTGAGGTCATGTGGTTGGAGGAGGCAGAGTTCAGAGGTTCTTTATGTGACTTACCAGCATGGACTACCCTTTAATCAAAGAGTAGAGAGAAAGGACAAAGTTAAACCAAGTTCCCTGGGCACCGAAAATCAAACAGACTTTACAGCAAGCCATGTAAGGGCAGACAAGAGAGTGAGACAAGTAGCAGgtttgcaataaaacaaattgctccatcagaaaaaaaaaagaggtgggAGGATTCAAATGGAGTGAGGGAATGTCGCTGTCAGACCTGGGCGAAATGGTTGTTGAATGCTTTTCAAATTTACACCTTCAAACTTGAAGGGCACTTGAATATCACTTATCTGACAGGTGTTGTTTCCATATATGGGTCTGTCCCAGGTTCCTACCAGATAAATCAAGTACTCTTCAAAATTCAACCATTTGAAACTCGTTCAACTTCATCTTTAGCCCAGGTCTGGTGGCACTTCTTGCAGACATGACACAGGTTGCTGCTGTGGGGGGTGGTCAGTGAAGAACTACAAAGGAACTTACCAGGCAGTCTGGACCAGTGTCTGGTTCTTTTCACATTCCAGGACTTGTAGGTACATGACGATAATCTGGAATCATACATTGACtacatgttaaaaaaagacacagaaatcaGCCCTGGTGTGCCATTGTTCAAGTTCTAACTGCCTGAAAAGTAAAAATGGTCTGCTAAGTCTGCTCCTTGTGTTTTGCATCTGCACAGCTCAACACAAATTCAGTAGCTAAACTACACTGTATTCCAAAGTGAAAATAGGTAAAAATGTAGCTTAAACTCACCTTGTGTGGATGCTTGACATGCACACAGAAGCCCAGCTCCTTCAGCACCCGCCGCTCCGCTTTGATGACTTGGTTTTTGGTATTTATGTAGTTCTGATCAAGTATCAATGAACTTGGAGTCCTAGTTTATAAAggaatcaaaataaaataatgtaccCCCTTTCATTATAAACGTAAAAGAGACAGTGCCCTTTTGAATCTTgtactctttttcttttttccgtTTCAACCAACTCAAAGCAACAGGTTCAACTGTTTGAATGCCTGACAGTTTGCTGGGGGTTGTTGACTCCTGTGGTTCCAGTTAAAGCTTGTGGGATCTCCAGAGAGCCCTCGACCTCAATCCCCCCATTTCAGCACTTTAACAGAAATATCAACTCAGATCACCACCAATGTCATTGctttaacacaaaaacattttgttcatttaaacttgaactataaactcaaacaggcaAACTCACAACCTCAATATTTCACTAATAATTATCACCTATGCAAATGTGCTATATGACTACTCAATTgtcaagcaacaaaaacagacttcATACTTCAGTACAGCACAACATCCAGAATCAAACGAACAGACTGTCAGACGTACAGTTTTCCTTGTCTAGTGACACTAACTATAATATATGAGTCTGCAAGACACATGCTGCTTAAACACTGATAATTTAAAATCATACAAAGTtctaaaaaaagagaattttcCATTTAAGAagtaaaataactgtaaaaaacaaaaactttgacCACATGAATTCTGAATAAAATCTGGTACAAATCGTAAATCGGTTAACAGAACACCTGTCAATCTACTTAATATTAATGATCCACTTTCTGCATTCAGGCCCATCACagattaaactaaataaaatcagGCAAAAAAATCTCACTAACATCCTTCAAACGCATCCATCACCTGTGTAATAAATCAGCGTTTCAACAATTTAGAAGCAGCAAAGTTCAAATTTAGCTTCCAAATCTAGTGTTTTGATGTCAAGTTAAGAAACTTAACTGTGAATAATGTCATGCTACAAACCACATGCACGGCAAAAAACTTCAAAGACCAAAGTAATATCCAATATTAAACATGAATCTTTAGAAGACAAATCTATACCTACAGAAATGCCTTGTACAAGTGCATCCCAATTATTGCTACACTTGATTTAAGACCGATTCAAATTAACAGCATATAATGACAAACTATTAAAGCCGCAGTACATGCACGGACCATAACTCACATGAACAGCAAGTAACTAATTAATTATTCTAACTTTAACAGACAAGTTGATATTTCTTTAAAGGCCATGGGCCACAGTTGGTGAATGAGGTCTTGCTCTTGAAACACAATCAAATTAAAGGGTGAGGAGCAGCCAGAGAAGAAGACTACATTACCCAATGGTCCGCAGATTGACGGACAGATACCCAAAGCTTAAGACTGAACCACAGGAGTCCTCAAGGTGCCCCAGGGGCCAAGGACCTTCGGCCAACCTGTCATCCCCGATCCCAGTGCCCTGCGGTGGCTCAGACCACGGGAGTCTCCCACAGGACGGGGTGGGGTGGGCCTGGGGGAGGAGTGAGACCCCCTCACATCATGGTTGTCATGCCGACTGCTTCATCTTACGTACCATTCCACATCACCCAGGCTTTGGTAAATGTAGCTGGTCGCTGTTAGTTGGTTGCAAGGGAAAAAAGAAGCCAAGTTAATGCCAAGGTCTACAATACACACATGAACAGATTTCTATGAAGACAGAGGCACAAATTAAGTAGTCGTGCCTCGTCTTACAATGTTTAAAATGCACTCCGTTTTTTGAAGTGAGCTTGTTGAGATATCAACTTC comes from Amphiprion ocellaris isolate individual 3 ecotype Okinawa chromosome 7, ASM2253959v1, whole genome shotgun sequence and encodes:
- the ccnl1a gene encoding cyclin-L1a isoform X4, with the translated sequence MNDSLRTNVFVRFQAETIACACIYLAARALQIPLPSRPHWYLLFGASEEQIKEICITTLKLYTRKKPNYDQVEKEVERRKVFLAEAKLKAKGLNPDGTPALSTLGGFSPASKPSSPNVVKVEEKSPNPQTLKPVKKEPDNRTQLNKSPHNGLRKEVKIGRNSRSGSRSHSRTRSRSRSRSPRRHYNSRRSRSGTYSSRSRSRSHSRSPSPRRHQPSPLLPHLKSKSSHHGNSDSKPSGRHSNSGGGGSGHKRKRSRSRSRSRTPVKVDRDRDRERERERDRDRSSFDPSSKKHKHERGGGHRGDRRERERSRSYDRDRERERSHKSKHHSSSGHSGHGRHRR
- the ccnl1a gene encoding cyclin-L1a isoform X3, which codes for MFVSMLFLPFRNYMNDSLRTNVFVRFQAETIACACIYLAARALQIPLPSRPHWYLLFGASEEQIKEICITTLKLYTRKKPNYDQVEKEVERRKVFLAEAKLKAKGLNPDGTPALSTLGGFSPASKPSSPNVVKVEEKSPNPQTLKPVKKEPDNRTQLNKSPHNGLRKEVKIGRNSRSGSRSHSRTRSRSRSRSPRRHYNSRRSRSGTYSSRSRSRSHSRSPSPRRHQPSPLLPHLKSKSSHHGNSDSKPSGRHSNSGGGGSGHKRKRSRSRSRSRTPVKVDRDRDRERERERDRDRSSFDPSSKKHKHERGGGHRGDRRERERSRSYDRDRERERSHKSKHHSSSGHSGHGRHRR
- the ccnl1a gene encoding cyclin-L1a isoform X2, translated to MYLQVLECEKNQTLVQTAWNYMNDSLRTNVFVRFQAETIACACIYLAARALQIPLPSRPHWYLLFGASEEQIKEICITTLKLYTRKKPNYDQVEKEVERRKVFLAEAKLKAKGLNPDGTPALSTLGGFSPASKPSSPNVVKVEEKSPNPQTLKPVKKEPDNRTQLNKSPHNGLRKEVKIGRNSRSGSRSHSRTRSRSRSRSPRRHYNSRRSRSGTYSSRSRSRSHSRSPSPRRHQPSPLLPHLKSKSSHHGNSDSKPSGRHSNSGGGGSGHKRKRSRSRSRSRTPVKVDRDRDRERERERDRDRSSFDPSSKKHKHERGGGHRGDRRERERSRSYDRDRERERSHKSKHHSSSGHSGHGRHRR
- the ccnl1a gene encoding cyclin-L1a isoform X1; the encoded protein is MAAGPLSVSSNASTNNDGILIGDKVYSEVYLTIDNSLIPEERLSPTPSMLDGLDLNTETDLRILGCELIQSAGILLRLPQVAMATAQVLFQRFFYSKSFVKHSFEIVAMACINLASKIEEAPRRIRDVINVFHHLRQIRCKKTPSSLILDQNYINTKNQVIKAERRVLKELGFCVHVKHPHKIIVMYLQVLECEKNQTLVQTAWNYMNDSLRTNVFVRFQAETIACACIYLAARALQIPLPSRPHWYLLFGASEEQIKEICITTLKLYTRKKPNYDQVEKEVERRKVFLAEAKLKAKGLNPDGTPALSTLGGFSPASKPSSPNVVKVEEKSPNPQTLKPVKKEPDNRTQLNKSPHNGLRKEVKIGRNSRSGSRSHSRTRSRSRSRSPRRQ